In Amia ocellicauda isolate fAmiCal2 chromosome 5, fAmiCal2.hap1, whole genome shotgun sequence, a genomic segment contains:
- the LOC136749573 gene encoding uncharacterized protein LOC136749573 yields MDLDLSAAAGCDKDKIDKKCASKDEAGHKKKEGKGKDCKDHCKDHKEHGKEHKDHCKDHKGHGKDHKDHCKEHKGHGKEHKGHGGSSSSSDSEGEGKQKKDKKNKTKKH; encoded by the exons atgGATCTGGATCTATCCGCAG CGGCAGGATGCGACAAGGACAAAATCGACAAAAAATGCGCCAGCAAGGATGAAGCCGGGCACAAGAAAAAGGAGGGGAAGGGAAAG GACTGCAAGGATCACTGCAAAGATCACAAGGAGCACGGCAAAGAGCATAAGGATCACTGCAAAGACCACAAGGGCCATGGCAAAGACCACAAGGATCACTGCAAGGAGCACAAGGGCCACGGCAAGGAGCACAAGGGCCATGGGggctcctcttcttcctccgaCAGTGAGGGCGAAGGAAAG CAAAAGAaggacaagaaaaacaagaccaAGAAACACTGA